CAATAAGACCATTTTTCCAATGTCCTCCATGTTCATAAAGATCAAAGCACACTTCTCTGCTTTCTCCTTCTTGTGTTTGGAAATTGCCAACATTCAGCTCTATCCACTCTCCTCTGGGCTTCTGTCGAAGACTCACTTGGCGATGTTGAACTCTTCCATCTGGGAGTGTTAATCTCAGAGTAAGTGGGAGTTCCCATCCAGATCCCCCCTTTGTCAACTTAACTTGATAGAATACGCCATAAACAATTCCTGGTGACAGCTCCGACATCTTCAATTTTCCTCTCACATCCAGCCAACACACATGACTAAGTTTCGCTACCTCGATGTTTTCTTCActggaaattgaaaatagatCATGATTATAGTAAGTATATGGTAGGGGCCTGTCAACAGGAACAGTTAACATACATGCAAATGAAAAATGTCTCACCCTGTTTCT
The sequence above is drawn from the Vitis riparia cultivar Riparia Gloire de Montpellier isolate 1030 chromosome 15, EGFV_Vit.rip_1.0, whole genome shotgun sequence genome and encodes:
- the LOC117931532 gene encoding protein PHLOEM PROTEIN 2-LIKE A1-like isoform X2; amino-acid sequence: MKKKIADVSNKNEVFLEHKRMKRWTDNKSGGVCYMLYARALFITWGTREHWNWNCFKETGEENIEVAKLSHVCWLDVRGKLKMSELSPGIVYGVFYQVKLTKGGSGWELPLTLRLTLPDGRVQHRQVSLRQKPRGEWIELNVGNFQTQEGESREVCFDLYEHGGHWKNGLIVKGAILRPRN
- the LOC117931532 gene encoding protein PHLOEM PROTEIN 2-LIKE A1-like isoform X1, with product MKKKIADVSNKNEVFLEHKRMKRWMISFSFLLMLIQKRWTDNKSGGVCYMLYARALFITWGTREHWNWNCFKETGEENIEVAKLSHVCWLDVRGKLKMSELSPGIVYGVFYQVKLTKGGSGWELPLTLRLTLPDGRVQHRQVSLRQKPRGEWIELNVGNFQTQEGESREVCFDLYEHGGHWKNGLIVKGAILRPRN